The stretch of DNA AAAAGGATAGTTTGGTTATCAGTAAAGAAGATAGAAGCCTTGATCTAAGGCTTCGACCAAGAACGTTTGATGAATATATTGGTCAAGAGAAGATTAAGGAAAGTTTAAAAATTTTTATTCAGGCTGCTAGGGAAAGGTCTGAATCTTTGGACCATGTTCTTTTGTATGGTCCCCCTGGATTAGGAAAAACAACCTTAGCCCATATTATTTCTTTTGAGATGAAAGTGAATATAAGAAGTACATCTGGACCATTGATTGATAGAACAGGTGATTTAGCAGCAATACTGACGAATTTGGCTGACCATGACATATTGTTTATTGATGAGATCCATAGATTACCTCATATTATCGAAGAAATGCTCTATTCTGCCATGGAAGATTTTAAGTTAGATATAATAATCGGACAGGGGCCAAGTGCGAAAACAGTAAAATTAGATTTACCAAGATTCACCCTTATTGGAGCCACAACAAGGGCTGGTCTTTTAACATCTCCCTTAAGAGATAGATTTGGGGTGATTCACAGGATAGAATATTATAACAAGGAGGAATTACTCTTAGTTGTTAAGAGGTCTGCAGATATACTTGGTATTCAAATAGACCATGAAGGCGCAAGTGAAATAGCAAAACGCGCAAGAGGTACACCAAGGGTAGCAAATAGAATTTTAAAAAGGGTTAGAGATTTCGCACAGGTTAAGGAAGACGGCAAGATTTCTAAAGAGGTAGCGAAGAGAGCATTGCAAATGTTAGAGGTAGATGAGTCAGGGTTGGACAAGATGGATAGAAAATTGTTATTGACCATAATAGAAAAATTTAATGGGGGTCCGGTTGGTATAGAGACTTTAGCAACAGCATTGAATGAAGAAAAGGATACTATTGAAGATATATATGAACCCTTTCTCATTCAATGTGGGTATATGTGTAGGACACAGAGGGGAAGAGTAACTACTCCACTGGCCTATAAGCATCTTGGAATCTGTTCTCAAGAGGATAATTCTATCAACAATTTACAGGAAAAATTGTTATAGATATAATCTTAAAAAGTGAGTTATTTCGGTAAAATATTAATTTTATTAGGTTTTCTTTTCATCATCATTGGAATTATTTTAGCTTTTATTGGCAGAACTCCTTTTATTGGCAAACTTCCTGGTGATATATATCTCCAAAGAAAAAATTTTACTATTTATTTTCCTTTAACCACTTCAATCCTAATCAGTATTATTTTAACCCTCCTCTTTTCAATCTTTTTTAGAGGTAAATGACTAATTTAGTTTTTTCGTTAAATTATCTTTATCAATGAAAGTATCTGAATTCGATTATATTCTTCCTAAAAGCCGTATTGCCCAGTTCCCAATAAAAGAAAGGGAAAAATCACGGCTTATGGTATTAGATAGGAGAAAAAAAGCTATTGAACATACATTATTTTTCAGAATTATAGATTATCTGAAAGAGACAGATATCATCGTTTTGAATAATACAAAGGTCATACCTGCCAGACTTCTTGGTAAAAAGGAAAATACAGGAGGGAGAATTGAAGTCTTATTGATTAATAAGAGATCAAAAGATATTTGGGAGGTTTTGATAAAACCCCTTGCGAGGGTTTCAGAGGGGACAAGAATCATATTTGGGAAGGGGGAATTAGTAGGAAAGATCATTGAAAAGAAACCTGATAGAGGTGTAATACTGTTTGAATATGATAAAGATTTCTATAAAACTCTATCTAAATATGGTTTTGTTCCTCTTCCCCCTTATATCAAGAGAAATTATGGTGAATCAGGCTATACTCCTTTTTATGCTTTAGACAAAAGAGCTTATCAGACAGTTTTCGCAAATCAAAAAGGATCAGTGGCAGCGCCTACAGCAGGTTTACACTTTACCAAAAGACTTCTTAACAATATAAGAGAGAGGGGAATTGAAATCATAACCATTACATTACATATCGGTTATGGGACATTTGAACCTATTAGAGTTATAAAGGTTGAGGATCATAGGATGGATAAAGAATTTTATAATATAGATGAGTTTGCAAAATCAAGGATTAATAGGGCTAGTAGAAATGGTAAAAGAGTAATTGCAGTTGGCACGACTAGTTTGAGGGTTTTGGAAACATCGGTTAATTCGGAGGGGGGGGTAATTAAACCATCAGGTTATACGGATCTCTTTATTTATCCAGGGTATAGGTTTAAACTCGTCAATGCCCTCCTGACGAATTTTCATCTACCTAGATCAACCCTTTTGATGCTCGTTTGTGCCTTTGGTGGAAAAGATTTTATATTACGGGCTTATAAAGAGGCAATAAAAAAAGAATACAGATTCTACAGCTATGGAGATGCTATGTTATTACTCTAAAATTAAAAGATTTTTTATGGATTGCTATTGACAGCTTCTTTAAAGTGTTTCCCGTATTTAAATCTTACTACCTTTCGTGCCGGAATTCCTGCCTCTTGACCTGTCTTTGGATTTCGTCCGACCCTTTCCCTTTTTTGTCTCACCTGAAAGGAACCGAATCTTCTTAGGATAATAGGTTCTCCATTCTTTAAAGTCTTTTTCATTAAATCGAGAACCAATTCTACAGCCTCTTCAGCCTTAACCTTTGATAATCTAGTCTGTTCCGCTACTTTGTTTATTACATCTATCTTTGTCATAGCAATCTCCCCTTTAATAATGAATAATAGATGTTTTTAAAAAAGATTACTAATGATCTTTTTTTTAAGATAAGAAATAAATAACATATTTGTCAAGTAAAATCAAATATTTTTTTAAATTTAATGATTTCTCTCAGTGGGTATTTTTAAGTGAAAAATTCTAAATTTTTTAAAATTTATGAAATTTTTCTCTATCATTAAAATAAAAAGCTAACAACTAAATTGAGAAGATAAAAATAAGAGAAGCAAAAGGGGAAATTTAAAAAAGTTTTTTAAAAGGAGACGCTAAGAGTAAGAAAACTTAATAGAGAGATGGATTCTATATTCTTAGGGTTCTGAAAGCTTCTTTATCGAGTTTTTCAAGCTATCCAGCGATTCTCTTTTTATACTATAAACAATATTCTTAGACTTAACTTTAGCAAGTGCAAAATGATCTTGAGAAATATCTTTATAAAAAAACATTGTGTCTAGTTCTTTTCCTTTTTTCTGTAACAATGTGATCTTTAATTCAAAATTTCCCAGTTTAAGAAGAGAGGGGTCTTTAATATGTTGAATGTCAAGAAATTTAATGTCGTTTAAACCCCATAATATTTCTTTTACATTGATCTCAT from Nitrospinota bacterium encodes:
- the ruvB gene encoding Holliday junction branch migration DNA helicase RuvB, coding for MKKSDKKLDTEKDSLVISKEDRSLDLRLRPRTFDEYIGQEKIKESLKIFIQAARERSESLDHVLLYGPPGLGKTTLAHIISFEMKVNIRSTSGPLIDRTGDLAAILTNLADHDILFIDEIHRLPHIIEEMLYSAMEDFKLDIIIGQGPSAKTVKLDLPRFTLIGATTRAGLLTSPLRDRFGVIHRIEYYNKEELLLVVKRSADILGIQIDHEGASEIAKRARGTPRVANRILKRVRDFAQVKEDGKISKEVAKRALQMLEVDESGLDKMDRKLLLTIIEKFNGGPVGIETLATALNEEKDTIEDIYEPFLIQCGYMCRTQRGRVTTPLAYKHLGICSQEDNSINNLQEKLL
- a CDS encoding DUF2905 family protein translates to MSYFGKILILLGFLFIIIGIILAFIGRTPFIGKLPGDIYLQRKNFTIYFPLTTSILISIILTLLFSIFFRGK
- the queA gene encoding tRNA preQ1(34) S-adenosylmethionine ribosyltransferase-isomerase QueA; this translates as MKVSEFDYILPKSRIAQFPIKEREKSRLMVLDRRKKAIEHTLFFRIIDYLKETDIIVLNNTKVIPARLLGKKENTGGRIEVLLINKRSKDIWEVLIKPLARVSEGTRIIFGKGELVGKIIEKKPDRGVILFEYDKDFYKTLSKYGFVPLPPYIKRNYGESGYTPFYALDKRAYQTVFANQKGSVAAPTAGLHFTKRLLNNIRERGIEIITITLHIGYGTFEPIRVIKVEDHRMDKEFYNIDEFAKSRINRASRNGKRVIAVGTTSLRVLETSVNSEGGVIKPSGYTDLFIYPGYRFKLVNALLTNFHLPRSTLLMLVCAFGGKDFILRAYKEAIKKEYRFYSYGDAMLLL
- a CDS encoding integration host factor subunit alpha — its product is MTKIDVINKVAEQTRLSKVKAEEAVELVLDLMKKTLKNGEPIILRRFGSFQVRQKRERVGRNPKTGQEAGIPARKVVRFKYGKHFKEAVNSNP